One Solanum lycopersicum chromosome 2, SLM_r2.1 genomic region harbors:
- the LOC101249039 gene encoding GSK3 kinase BIN2-like protein, whose product MADDKEMSAPVMDGNDAVTGHIISTTIGGKNGEPKQTVSYMAERVVGTGSFGIVFQAKCLENGETVAIKKVLQDRRYKNRELQLMRTMDHTNVVCLKHCFYSTTSTNELFLNLVMEYVPETMYRVLKHYSNMNQRMPLIYVKLYTYQVFRGLAYMHTVAGVCHRDLKPQNVLVDPLTHQVKICDFGSAKVLVKGEANISYICSRFYRAPELIFGATEYTTSIDIWSAGCVLAELLLGQPLFPGENAVDQLVEIIKVLGTPTREEIRCMNPNYTDFRFPQIKAHPWHKVFHKRMPPEAIDLASRLLQYSPSLRCTALEACAHPFFDELREPNARLPNGRPLPPLFNFKQELSGASPDLVNRLIPDHIKRQMGLHLFASHGDMT is encoded by the exons GAGATGTCAGCTCCTGTTATGGATGGGAATGATGCAGTCACTGGTCATATAATTTCCACAACCATTGGAGGCAAGAATGGCGAGCCAAAGCAG ACAGTTAGTTACATGGCTGAACGTGTTGTGGGGACTGGATCGTTTGGGATTGTCTTTCAG GCAAAATGCCTGGAAAATGGGGAGACTGTGGCAATAAAGAAGGTTCTGCAAGACCGTAGATACAAGAATCGTGAGTTGCAGCTAATGCGCACTATGGATCACACAAATGTTGTTTGCCTAAAGCACTGCTTCTATTCAACTACGAGTACAAATGAACTTTTTCTCAATCTAGTCATGGAATATGTTCCAGAAACTATGTATAGAGTGCTAAAGCATTATAGCAATATGAACCAGAGAATGCCACTCATCTATGTTAAGCTTTACACCTATCAA GTATTTAGAGGGCTGGCTTACATGCATACTGTTGCTGGCGTATGCCACAGGGACTTGAAGCCTCAGAATGTTTTG GTAGACCCTCTTACTCACCAAGTAAAGATTTGCGATTTTGGAAGCGCGAAAGTGCTG GTTAAAGGAGAAGCTAACATCTCATACATCTGCTCGCGGTTTTATCGGGCTCCTGAGCTCATATTTGGTGCAACAGAGTATACTACTTCAATTGATATCTGGTCAGCTGGCTGTGTCCTTGCTGAGCTTCTTCTTGGCCAG CCATTGTTCCCTGGAGAAAATGCTGTGGACCAGCTTGTTGAGATAATCAAG GTACTTGGAACACCGACAAGGGAGGAAATTCGCTGTATGAATCCAAACTATACTGATTTTAGGTTTCCACAAATCAAAGCACACCCTTGGCATAAG GTTTTCCACAAACGGATGCCTCCTGAAGCAATTGACCTTGCTTCTCGGCTACTGCAGTACTCACCAAGTCTACGTTGCACTGCA CTTGAAGCATGTGCTCATCCTTTCTTTGATGAACTTCGTGAACCAAATGCACGGCTTCCCAATGGTCGCCCATTGCCCCCTCTCTTCAATTTTAAGCAGGAG TTATCTGGTGCCTCTCCGGACCTCGTAAACAGGTTGATACCAGACCATATAAAAAGACAGATGGGCCTGCATCTTTTTGCATCCCACGGCGACATGACGTGA
- the LOC101246206 gene encoding probable LRR receptor-like serine/threonine-protein kinase At5g45780 isoform X2, which produces MVTLLLVFSFLHWVATTPVSMGFLSPKGVNYEVAALMSMKNKMRDEYHVLDGWDINSVDPCTWYMVGCSSEGFVISLEMASMGLSGTLSPSIGNLTHLRTMLLQNNHLSGPIPAEIGQLTELLTLDLSGNQFDGGIPRALGRLVYLNYLRLSRNRLSGQIPKPVAYLSGLSFFIAGNRFLCSALTTQICGGVPKAVNETSSDRRISNHHRWVVSVIVGVSCTFIVTVMLLVCWVHWYRSRVLTGYVQHDCEFAAGHLKRFSFRELQIATANFSSKNILGQGGFGVVYKGYLPNRTVVAVKRLRDPTFTGEVQFQTEVEMIGLAVHRNLLRLYGFCTTPEERLLIYPYMPNGSVADCLRDNGRDKPFLDWRKRMHIALGAARGLLYLHEQCNPKIIHRDVKAANILLDESFEAVVGDFGLAKLLDCRDSHVTTAVRGTIGHIAPEYLSTGQSSEKTDVFGYGILLLELITGHKALDAGIGQGQKGTILDRVRNLFEEKKVEMLADRDLRGCFNAEELEKTVEVALQCTQSNPNNRPKMSEVLRILEGITEQMGHVDESQGGSNICQTSAFSFSRNFSDIHEESSFTFEPIELSGPR; this is translated from the exons ATGGTAACTTTGCTACTCgttttctcatttcttcattggGTGGCCACTACTCCAGTTTCCATGGGTTTTCTTTCACCTAAAGGTGTCAACTATGAAG TGGCAGCATTGATGTCTATGAAGAATAAAATGAGAGATGAATATCATGTGTTAGATGGATGGGATATAAATTCTGTTGATCCTTGTACATGGTACATGGTTGGTTGTTCTTCAGAAGGCTTTGTTATTTCTCT TGAAATGGCGAGTATGGGATTATCTGGCACACTTTCGCCTAGTATTGGGAATTTAACTCATCTTCGGACGAT GTTGTTGCAGAATAATCATTTATCTGGTCCGATTCCTGCTGAAATTGGACAGCTCACTGAACTGCTGACCCTTGATTTGTCTGGTAATCAGTTTGATGGAGGAATTCCTAGGGCGTTGGGTCGCCTGGTTTATTTAAATTACTT GAGGCTTAGCAGGAACAGATTGTCTGGTCAAATTCCTAAACCTGTGGCATACCTTTCAGGTCTTTCATTCTT TATTGCAGGAAACAGATTTCTTTGCTCTGCATTGACCACACAAATTTGTGGGGGTGTGCCAAAAGCAGTAAATG AAACATCTTCAGACAGGAGGATTAGCAATCATCATCGATGGGTTGTTTCTGTTATTGTTGGGGTCAGTTGCACATTCATAGTTACAGTCATGCTTCTTGTTTGTTGGGTGCATTGGTACAGATCTCGTGTCCTCACAGGATATG TGCAACACGATTGTGAGTTCGCTGCTGGCCACCTGAAGAGATTTTCATTTCGTGAACTGCAAATTGCAACTGCAAATTTCAGCTCTAAGAACATACTAGGACAAGGTGGATTTGGAGTGGTCTACAAAGGATACCTTCCAAATAGGACAGTAGTGGCTGTCAAAAGATTGAGAGATCCAACTTTCACTGGAGAAGTGCAGTTTCAAACAGAAGTTGAGATGATAGGCTTGGCTGTGCATCGGAACCTTCTACGTCTGTATGGATTCTGTACGACTCCCGAGGAAAGATTACTTATTTACCCTTATATGCCAAATGGGAGCGTTGCCGATTGCTTGAGAG ACAATGGACGGGATAAACCGTTTTTGGATTGGAGAAAGCGCATGCATATAGCTCTTGGAGCTGCCAGAGGTCTTCTGTATTTGCATGAACAGTGTAATCCTAAAATAATTCACAGAGATGTTAAGGCAGCTAATATTCTGCTTGATGAAAGTTTTGAAGCTGTTGTTGGTGATTTTGGTCTTGCTAAGCTTTTAGACTGTAGAGATTCACATGTTACAACTGCAGTTCGTGGTACTATAGGTCATATAGCCCCAGAGTATCTATCAACTGGCCAATCATCTGAGAAGACGGATGTCTTTGGATACGGGATACTACTTTTGGAACTCATTACAGGACACAAGGCATTAGATGCAGGAATTGGTCAGGGTCAGAAAGGAACTATTCTTGACCGG GTCCGGAATTTATTTGAGGAAAAGAAAGTGGAGATGCTTGCGGATAGGGATCTTAGAGGATGTTTTAATGCAGAGGAACTAGAGAAAACAGTTGAAGTGGCTCTACAGTGTACTCAATCTAACCCCAATAATCGGCCTAAGATGTCGGAAGTCTTGAGAATCCTGGAAGGTATTACAGAACAAATGGGGCATGTGGACGAATCACAAGGTGGAAGCAACATATGTCAAACAAGTGCTTTCAGCTTCTCTAGGAATTTTAGTGATATTCATGAAGAATCCTCATTTACCTTTGAACCAATTGAGCTTTCAGGACCCAGATAA
- the LOC101246206 gene encoding probable LRR receptor-like serine/threonine-protein kinase At5g45780 isoform X1, with the protein MVTLLLVFSFLHWVATTPVSMGFLSPKGVNYEVAALMSMKNKMRDEYHVLDGWDINSVDPCTWYMVGCSSEGFVISLEMASMGLSGTLSPSIGNLTHLRTMLLQNNHLSGPIPAEIGQLTELLTLDLSGNQFDGGIPRALGRLVYLNYLRLSRNRLSGQIPKPVAYLSGLSFLDLSFNNLSGPTPKILAKDYSIAGNRFLCSALTTQICGGVPKAVNETSSDRRISNHHRWVVSVIVGVSCTFIVTVMLLVCWVHWYRSRVLTGYVQHDCEFAAGHLKRFSFRELQIATANFSSKNILGQGGFGVVYKGYLPNRTVVAVKRLRDPTFTGEVQFQTEVEMIGLAVHRNLLRLYGFCTTPEERLLIYPYMPNGSVADCLRDNGRDKPFLDWRKRMHIALGAARGLLYLHEQCNPKIIHRDVKAANILLDESFEAVVGDFGLAKLLDCRDSHVTTAVRGTIGHIAPEYLSTGQSSEKTDVFGYGILLLELITGHKALDAGIGQGQKGTILDRVRNLFEEKKVEMLADRDLRGCFNAEELEKTVEVALQCTQSNPNNRPKMSEVLRILEGITEQMGHVDESQGGSNICQTSAFSFSRNFSDIHEESSFTFEPIELSGPR; encoded by the exons ATGGTAACTTTGCTACTCgttttctcatttcttcattggGTGGCCACTACTCCAGTTTCCATGGGTTTTCTTTCACCTAAAGGTGTCAACTATGAAG TGGCAGCATTGATGTCTATGAAGAATAAAATGAGAGATGAATATCATGTGTTAGATGGATGGGATATAAATTCTGTTGATCCTTGTACATGGTACATGGTTGGTTGTTCTTCAGAAGGCTTTGTTATTTCTCT TGAAATGGCGAGTATGGGATTATCTGGCACACTTTCGCCTAGTATTGGGAATTTAACTCATCTTCGGACGAT GTTGTTGCAGAATAATCATTTATCTGGTCCGATTCCTGCTGAAATTGGACAGCTCACTGAACTGCTGACCCTTGATTTGTCTGGTAATCAGTTTGATGGAGGAATTCCTAGGGCGTTGGGTCGCCTGGTTTATTTAAATTACTT GAGGCTTAGCAGGAACAGATTGTCTGGTCAAATTCCTAAACCTGTGGCATACCTTTCAGGTCTTTCATTCTT GGACTTATCATTCAATAACCTAAGTGGTCCAACACCTAAAATTTTGGCCAAAGACTACAG TATTGCAGGAAACAGATTTCTTTGCTCTGCATTGACCACACAAATTTGTGGGGGTGTGCCAAAAGCAGTAAATG AAACATCTTCAGACAGGAGGATTAGCAATCATCATCGATGGGTTGTTTCTGTTATTGTTGGGGTCAGTTGCACATTCATAGTTACAGTCATGCTTCTTGTTTGTTGGGTGCATTGGTACAGATCTCGTGTCCTCACAGGATATG TGCAACACGATTGTGAGTTCGCTGCTGGCCACCTGAAGAGATTTTCATTTCGTGAACTGCAAATTGCAACTGCAAATTTCAGCTCTAAGAACATACTAGGACAAGGTGGATTTGGAGTGGTCTACAAAGGATACCTTCCAAATAGGACAGTAGTGGCTGTCAAAAGATTGAGAGATCCAACTTTCACTGGAGAAGTGCAGTTTCAAACAGAAGTTGAGATGATAGGCTTGGCTGTGCATCGGAACCTTCTACGTCTGTATGGATTCTGTACGACTCCCGAGGAAAGATTACTTATTTACCCTTATATGCCAAATGGGAGCGTTGCCGATTGCTTGAGAG ACAATGGACGGGATAAACCGTTTTTGGATTGGAGAAAGCGCATGCATATAGCTCTTGGAGCTGCCAGAGGTCTTCTGTATTTGCATGAACAGTGTAATCCTAAAATAATTCACAGAGATGTTAAGGCAGCTAATATTCTGCTTGATGAAAGTTTTGAAGCTGTTGTTGGTGATTTTGGTCTTGCTAAGCTTTTAGACTGTAGAGATTCACATGTTACAACTGCAGTTCGTGGTACTATAGGTCATATAGCCCCAGAGTATCTATCAACTGGCCAATCATCTGAGAAGACGGATGTCTTTGGATACGGGATACTACTTTTGGAACTCATTACAGGACACAAGGCATTAGATGCAGGAATTGGTCAGGGTCAGAAAGGAACTATTCTTGACCGG GTCCGGAATTTATTTGAGGAAAAGAAAGTGGAGATGCTTGCGGATAGGGATCTTAGAGGATGTTTTAATGCAGAGGAACTAGAGAAAACAGTTGAAGTGGCTCTACAGTGTACTCAATCTAACCCCAATAATCGGCCTAAGATGTCGGAAGTCTTGAGAATCCTGGAAGGTATTACAGAACAAATGGGGCATGTGGACGAATCACAAGGTGGAAGCAACATATGTCAAACAAGTGCTTTCAGCTTCTCTAGGAATTTTAGTGATATTCATGAAGAATCCTCATTTACCTTTGAACCAATTGAGCTTTCAGGACCCAGATAA